One Pontibacter deserti genomic region harbors:
- a CDS encoding T9SS type A sorting domain-containing protein produces MKHFDNNKRSSKHMLQKLWLVLVIMALPLTIQANYVSIVSIAKQANKIITTQASMRATLWNAMGLSTATNEAGKAMYGGGDFSLNFVASAPDSYDHTTGGGAFDDATTNTDIVESLEGGDFTCGDIVTFLTEIKVDAGATGAQTIDLDYSFLADATGQPGVALSDILTVKVNYGAVSGGDGPGNTDSGISDDGGSVATLTNEHITGDGTLYNGNDLVGTVTVTDLEAGETVIVRMDVLIACDPGSSPTGNLQGAITAGLVIDPEEDNISVGNQTVPFKNVDQIQFPDCVLAAAGPVCAGATTAHTATSDVDAATYTWTISGSSTGTTFVGGGTTKTTTAAQGELSTGVDVVAGGAGTYTLSVVISKQGYGDQSCSVTVVVNAIPEVYTLSSTSYCAGDAALGSLTLSNSETGVSYQLKDATNANVQVAKSGTGEPLIWTGIAAGTGYYVVATGAEPSNCQSQTIPVNVTENPLPDAKAGADKVLTCTTTSINLSGSSATEGVTYTWVASDGGNIVSGADSATPLVDAAGTYTLTVTTTATGCTNTDVALVTVDNTTPNVSAGPDMQLTCITTEVMLSGSSTTEGVTYSWNGPNGYTSNSATPTVNAAGTYTLTVTNSATGCAASDMVEVTKDETLPEVSINKDPYTPFLTCNIKAVVLYSATNIEGGIFLWTGPNGFTANIGPVYATVPGTYTLTVTNPENGCSATATTVVSEFYPDYVANAGPDKVLTCTNTTVTLEGSVNTLNYEWTTEDGHIVSSRFTRNIVVDKPGTYILRGLDIEFGCGGVTDTVVVTEDKELPHIMAQGGTLDCNTGTLQLMGSSTTEGVAYSWSGPMGYTSSEQNPTVTLAGEYTLTVTDGGNGCHTMMTVTVHPQPVVPEPVVTCYEINFENNNTGFVTSTTTGAGVVNIFNRKRNVDGTYETENHAAIFNTLMPTGDDSDLYTEDWGHVLIINQDLNPEPNDNPWGGEMTLDFSAFGPVKMTSLKALDFDVYEDNSWVYLYDGAGNELYKVQIHSMGNNSKQEIDLGNTKGVMKMKVVMDGFNSAGMLAGSGAIDGIKFCVEEATEDPCTKPVQTEIKATAFPMPFSDRTTVEFTSNETQEYVVQLFDSRGRMLRELKAGTVRAGEVITIDVDGTNLPNGMYMAHIIGKAGIKKTVKLINRK; encoded by the coding sequence ATGAAACACTTTGACAATAACAAGCGCAGCTCGAAGCATATGCTGCAAAAACTCTGGCTCGTTCTGGTAATAATGGCCCTGCCACTAACTATACAAGCTAATTATGTAAGTATAGTAAGTATAGCAAAACAGGCTAACAAAATTATTACTACTCAGGCCAGTATGCGTGCTACATTATGGAACGCAATGGGTTTATCAACAGCCACTAACGAAGCTGGTAAAGCGATGTATGGTGGTGGCGACTTCAGCCTGAACTTTGTTGCTTCTGCCCCTGATTCTTACGACCATACTACTGGTGGCGGAGCGTTCGATGATGCAACAACAAACACTGATATTGTAGAATCTCTGGAAGGCGGAGACTTTACCTGCGGTGATATAGTAACCTTTTTAACAGAGATAAAAGTTGATGCCGGCGCAACAGGTGCACAAACTATAGATCTGGATTATTCTTTTCTGGCAGATGCAACGGGCCAGCCAGGTGTAGCTCTTTCCGATATTCTTACAGTAAAAGTAAACTACGGGGCTGTATCAGGCGGAGATGGTCCTGGTAACACAGATTCAGGAATAAGTGACGATGGTGGAAGTGTAGCAACGCTTACTAATGAACACATTACCGGTGACGGTACCCTTTATAATGGTAACGACCTGGTTGGTACAGTAACAGTAACAGACCTGGAGGCCGGCGAAACTGTTATAGTGCGTATGGATGTCCTGATTGCTTGTGACCCAGGCAGCAGCCCGACGGGAAACTTACAGGGTGCGATAACAGCCGGTTTGGTGATTGATCCCGAAGAGGATAACATCAGTGTTGGAAATCAAACGGTGCCTTTCAAAAATGTAGATCAGATTCAGTTTCCTGATTGTGTTTTAGCCGCGGCCGGGCCTGTGTGTGCCGGAGCAACCACTGCCCACACTGCTACCAGCGATGTAGATGCAGCAACCTATACCTGGACAATTTCAGGCTCCAGCACCGGTACAACTTTTGTTGGTGGCGGAACTACAAAAACAACAACCGCAGCACAGGGGGAATTATCTACCGGTGTAGATGTGGTAGCTGGCGGAGCAGGCACTTATACTTTATCAGTCGTAATCAGTAAGCAAGGTTATGGCGATCAGAGTTGTAGTGTAACTGTTGTTGTTAATGCCATACCTGAGGTTTATACTTTAAGCAGCACAAGTTATTGTGCTGGTGATGCTGCTCTCGGAAGTCTTACACTCAGCAATTCTGAAACAGGGGTAAGTTATCAATTAAAAGATGCTACAAACGCCAACGTGCAGGTTGCGAAATCAGGAACCGGCGAACCTTTGATCTGGACTGGTATTGCCGCTGGCACAGGTTATTACGTTGTGGCTACCGGAGCAGAGCCTAGCAACTGCCAAAGCCAGACTATACCAGTGAACGTAACAGAAAATCCATTGCCGGATGCAAAAGCCGGAGCAGACAAAGTACTGACCTGTACCACAACAAGTATAAATTTAAGTGGTTCATCAGCTACAGAAGGTGTAACCTATACCTGGGTGGCTAGCGATGGCGGAAATATTGTATCTGGTGCAGATTCAGCAACTCCATTGGTAGATGCAGCCGGTACATATACATTAACAGTTACAACCACCGCTACTGGCTGTACAAATACTGATGTTGCCCTGGTGACAGTAGATAATACTACACCAAACGTTAGCGCTGGCCCTGACATGCAACTTACCTGTATAACAACCGAAGTTATGCTTTCAGGTTCTTCAACTACTGAAGGTGTTACTTACTCATGGAACGGACCAAATGGCTATACTTCTAATAGTGCTACACCAACAGTAAATGCAGCAGGTACTTATACTTTGACGGTTACAAATTCGGCTACAGGCTGCGCTGCTTCTGACATGGTTGAGGTAACTAAGGATGAAACACTACCTGAGGTTTCAATTAATAAAGATCCTTATACTCCTTTCTTAACGTGTAACATTAAAGCAGTAGTTCTTTATTCTGCCACTAATATAGAAGGAGGAATTTTCCTATGGACTGGACCAAATGGGTTTACTGCTAATATTGGACCTGTTTATGCTACAGTTCCTGGTACTTATACTTTAACAGTTACAAATCCTGAAAATGGTTGTAGTGCAACTGCTACTACAGTAGTTTCAGAATTTTATCCGGATTATGTAGCAAATGCTGGCCCTGATAAAGTATTAACCTGTACTAACACAACAGTAACATTAGAAGGCTCAGTTAATACACTTAATTATGAATGGACTACAGAAGATGGCCATATAGTTTCTAGCCGTTTTACTAGGAACATAGTTGTAGATAAGCCAGGTACTTATATATTAAGAGGCCTTGATATTGAATTTGGCTGTGGAGGTGTAACTGATACAGTTGTAGTGACGGAGGATAAAGAGTTACCACACATCATGGCACAAGGCGGTACTTTAGATTGCAATACAGGCACACTGCAGCTGATGGGATCGTCTACTACCGAAGGTGTTGCTTATAGCTGGTCAGGCCCAATGGGTTATACTTCCAGCGAGCAAAATCCTACTGTAACCTTGGCCGGTGAATATACTCTAACGGTAACTGATGGAGGAAATGGTTGCCACACAATGATGACGGTAACTGTACATCCGCAGCCTGTAGTTCCGGAGCCGGTGGTAACATGTTATGAAATTAATTTCGAGAACAACAATACCGGATTTGTAACATCTACAACCACAGGTGCAGGTGTGGTAAATATCTTTAACAGAAAACGCAATGTGGATGGTACTTATGAAACCGAGAACCATGCTGCTATCTTCAACACGCTGATGCCTACAGGAGATGATTCAGACTTGTATACCGAAGACTGGGGACATGTGCTTATCATCAACCAAGATCTGAACCCAGAGCCAAACGATAACCCGTGGGGCGGTGAAATGACATTAGACTTCTCTGCTTTCGGACCAGTAAAGATGACCTCACTGAAGGCCTTAGACTTTGATGTGTACGAAGACAATTCGTGGGTATACCTGTACGACGGGGCTGGCAATGAGCTGTATAAAGTGCAGATTCATAGCATGGGCAACAACAGCAAGCAGGAGATTGATCTGGGCAATACCAAAGGTGTGATGAAGATGAAAGTGGTGATGGATGGCTTTAATTCGGCTGGTATGCTGGCAGGTTCTGGTGCCATTGATGGAATTAAGTTCTGTGTGGAAGAAGCAACAGAAGATCCGTGCACCAAGCCGGTACAAACAGAAATTAAAGCAACTGCCTTCCCGATGCCCTTCTCTGACAGAACAACAGTAGAATTTACATCAAACGAAACACAGGAATATGTAGTGCAGCTGTTCGACTCCAGAGGTCGCATGCTAAGAGAGCTGAAAGCAGGTACTGTAAGAGCCGGGGAAGTAATTACTATAGATGTAGATGGTACAAATCTGCCAAACGGTATGTACATGGCTCACATTATAGGTAAAGCCGGAATCAAGAAAACAGTTAAACTGATAAACCGGAAATAG
- a CDS encoding aldose 1-epimerase family protein, whose protein sequence is MLYFLQNENYKVGVESRGAELQHFIKLDEQLEFIWQADPNVWASHAPNLFPIIGEVPDFQYTFQGKTYHMKRHGFARHKEFKLVDKHHDKLVFELTHDYETLEQYPFKFTLLIAYKLEWNKLSVTYLVRSEDDHTMYFSVGGHPGFNVPFYPNEQYTNYFLEFEQEETLSRHLLNGQGLQNGDTERVLQQERVLHLNHSYFEKDALVFKNLNSEKVTLSSTTNPRSVEIEFKGFPYLGIWAKPGPSKYVCIEPWCGIASRVGESGELQDKEGIHELAPKQAFERTFSITIL, encoded by the coding sequence ATGCTATACTTCTTACAGAACGAAAACTATAAAGTTGGTGTCGAGAGCCGGGGTGCTGAACTGCAGCATTTTATTAAACTGGATGAGCAGTTGGAGTTTATCTGGCAGGCAGACCCTAATGTATGGGCCAGCCATGCTCCTAATTTATTTCCGATCATTGGCGAGGTGCCAGATTTTCAGTATACTTTTCAGGGTAAGACCTACCACATGAAGCGCCATGGCTTTGCACGTCATAAGGAATTTAAACTGGTAGATAAGCATCATGATAAACTGGTGTTTGAGCTAACCCACGACTACGAAACACTGGAGCAATATCCGTTTAAATTTACGCTGTTAATTGCATATAAACTGGAGTGGAACAAGCTGTCGGTAACATACCTGGTGCGTAGCGAAGATGATCATACCATGTATTTTTCTGTAGGCGGGCATCCGGGATTTAATGTACCTTTTTATCCTAACGAACAATACACGAATTACTTTCTTGAGTTTGAGCAGGAAGAAACGTTAAGCCGCCACCTGCTGAACGGACAAGGCCTGCAAAACGGCGATACTGAACGCGTGCTGCAACAGGAGCGTGTTTTGCATTTAAACCATTCCTATTTCGAGAAAGACGCACTGGTGTTCAAAAATCTTAATTCTGAGAAAGTAACGCTATCCAGCACCACAAACCCACGATCGGTAGAAATAGAATTTAAAGGCTTTCCTTACCTGGGTATATGGGCTAAACCAGGTCCCTCAAAGTATGTGTGTATTGAGCCCTGGTGTGGTATAGCCAGCCGGGTAGGGGAGTCAGGAGAGTTGCAGGATAAAGAAGGTATTCACGAACTGGCGCCTAAACAAGCTTTTGAGCGCACCTTCAGCATCACCATACTTTAA
- a CDS encoding AAA family ATPase, with translation MLKIAITGPESTGKSTLSEQLATHYQTVWVPEYARTYIGSLNRDYTLEDIEAIARGQLELEQQAQTNASTILVSDTDLLVLKIWSEHAFGHCPEFILENLQQQDYNLYLLMGVDLPWEPDPQREHPHLRQFFYDWYKRELAALNVPFAEISGQQHERFKNAVEHIDALLRQYKL, from the coding sequence ATGCTGAAGATCGCAATCACAGGGCCTGAGTCTACAGGTAAATCTACATTATCAGAGCAGTTAGCAACGCATTACCAGACGGTGTGGGTGCCCGAATACGCCCGTACTTACATTGGCAGCCTGAACCGCGATTATACGTTAGAAGATATTGAAGCCATAGCACGCGGGCAACTGGAGCTGGAACAGCAGGCACAGACCAACGCAAGTACAATACTGGTGTCTGATACCGACCTGCTGGTGCTTAAGATCTGGAGCGAACACGCCTTTGGCCATTGCCCTGAATTTATACTTGAAAATTTACAGCAACAGGACTACAACCTTTACCTGCTGATGGGCGTTGATTTGCCCTGGGAACCTGATCCGCAACGCGAGCATCCGCACCTTCGCCAGTTCTTTTACGATTGGTATAAGCGGGAGCTGGCAGCGCTCAATGTTCCTTTTGCCGAGATATCAGGACAGCAGCACGAGCGTTTTAAAAATGCAGTAGAGCACATTGATGCCTTGTTACGGCAGTACAAACTATAA
- a CDS encoding Ig-like domain-containing protein, with amino-acid sequence MKKLNDYTWRTGSVLPKQLQLLWRCAMVLVAAFAFSANTFAQDLPPAERCTSEDLQVIGATLTGTGCVSCEFGEPLSSTITFTIENTTQSLRTSYAYWGTVVIKDAQGNIKGTPIKIDGCNSQGFPGGETRTIVEETVINYNCGDRVEVINFYGAWTDASDNDNRVCPLDPSTINPKCDVIPVLPITTPVVVNAGEDFTITCILNPNGKQIGETPQAGHTYSWSPAAGLSATNIANPVANPTQTTTYTVTKTNTESGCTDTDQVTVTVNNAAVTAYAGEDFTKTCVTNPDGKQIGEASDAAFTYSWVPSAGLSATNISNPIANPTGTTTYTVTKTNKVTGCTDTDQITVDVDIAPLGAPGGPDVERCGTGTVTLAVANPLGGVTYKWYSAATNGTLLFTGPSYTTGSLTQTTSFWVTATGANGCESTRSEFKAIIFTPVTVNAGINVTSCAANPVQLNGSVTGGATTGSWTGGTGTFNPSRNVLNPTYTPSAAEISAGTVTLTLLSANPDGPCPAVSDAMTITINDEVSVNAGSNASICSSSPAVTLAGSISGGISTGDWVGGTGTFNPNRQTLNAVYTPSAAEISAGTVTLTLQSDDPAGPCAAANDAMTITIYKAVVVDAGGPDTRCQSATMQAIALTGASITGGTNSGTWQIVSSSPANAGNVLSNNTYASGSLTVAAGYTGTITLKLTSADPTGPCGAMEDTRTVTIYPAATVDAGGPYVVTCTTPRTVTLSSIFGGGATSGTWIVPAGKGSVTGNVYTPSAEALAAGTPVNLTFITNDPTGPCGAVSDIAIVTFQVCNLEGCTPGYWKQSQHFGNWSCGYIPTGNNATLFSTALGLTSAQMTLRGLPTNLTLLQALNLNGGKYYALARHAAAAILNACSGVDVDYKYTTAQIKTMVQAAFTSGNPTSAHNNLAAANEMGCPLGRATLTSSTTSKLEGALSDRISAYPTPFSDKATIEFTISKDENFVVNLYDMKGGLVKQLKAGTAKAGELQRVEVDGTDLSEGLYIARMISDSDARSVKLLLKKE; translated from the coding sequence ATGAAAAAACTTAATGATTACACTTGGAGAACGGGCTCCGTTCTACCAAAGCAGCTGCAGTTGTTATGGCGATGTGCTATGGTACTGGTAGCTGCTTTTGCTTTTTCAGCTAATACCTTTGCGCAGGACCTTCCGCCTGCGGAAAGATGTACTTCTGAAGACCTGCAAGTAATAGGCGCTACATTAACAGGCACAGGTTGCGTTTCCTGTGAGTTTGGTGAGCCACTATCTTCCACAATCACATTTACTATTGAGAACACTACACAATCCCTTCGTACCTCCTATGCTTACTGGGGAACAGTAGTTATAAAAGACGCTCAGGGTAATATAAAAGGGACTCCAATTAAAATCGATGGCTGTAATAGCCAGGGCTTCCCGGGCGGGGAAACCAGAACTATAGTTGAAGAAACAGTTATCAATTATAATTGTGGAGACCGCGTAGAAGTTATCAATTTTTACGGAGCCTGGACAGATGCATCTGACAATGACAATAGAGTTTGCCCACTGGATCCTTCTACTATCAATCCTAAATGCGATGTGATACCGGTGTTGCCAATTACAACGCCGGTAGTAGTTAATGCCGGAGAAGATTTTACCATTACCTGTATACTTAACCCGAATGGTAAACAGATAGGTGAAACTCCACAGGCCGGTCATACTTATTCATGGTCTCCTGCTGCGGGCTTAAGTGCAACTAACATTGCCAATCCTGTTGCTAACCCAACTCAAACCACTACTTATACTGTTACTAAAACCAATACAGAGTCGGGCTGTACAGATACAGATCAGGTAACTGTAACTGTTAACAATGCCGCTGTAACTGCTTATGCCGGAGAAGACTTTACAAAAACGTGTGTTACCAATCCTGATGGTAAACAAATAGGTGAGGCTTCGGATGCAGCTTTTACGTATTCGTGGGTACCTTCAGCAGGCCTGAGTGCTACCAACATAAGTAACCCGATTGCCAACCCAACTGGTACCACCACCTATACTGTAACCAAAACTAATAAAGTAACTGGCTGTACAGATACAGATCAGATTACAGTAGATGTAGATATTGCACCGTTAGGAGCACCCGGTGGTCCGGATGTAGAAAGATGTGGTACTGGCACGGTAACGCTGGCAGTAGCAAACCCACTTGGTGGAGTAACCTATAAATGGTATAGTGCTGCAACAAACGGTACTTTACTATTCACAGGTCCATCGTATACCACCGGCTCACTTACCCAGACTACTTCCTTCTGGGTAACTGCTACAGGTGCTAACGGTTGTGAAAGTACCCGATCAGAGTTTAAAGCTATCATATTTACGCCGGTTACAGTTAATGCAGGTATAAATGTTACATCTTGCGCAGCTAACCCTGTGCAGTTAAATGGCTCTGTTACTGGCGGAGCTACTACCGGAAGCTGGACAGGTGGTACAGGTACTTTTAACCCAAGCAGAAATGTGCTTAACCCGACTTATACACCTTCTGCTGCCGAGATAAGTGCAGGTACAGTAACACTTACTTTGTTATCAGCAAACCCTGATGGACCATGTCCTGCAGTGAGTGATGCCATGACTATAACCATAAATGATGAAGTTTCTGTTAATGCCGGTTCTAATGCAAGTATATGTTCTTCCAGCCCGGCTGTAACGTTGGCAGGTTCTATTTCGGGAGGTATAAGCACTGGCGATTGGGTTGGTGGTACAGGTACATTTAACCCGAACAGACAAACTTTAAATGCAGTTTATACGCCATCCGCAGCAGAAATTTCTGCCGGTACAGTTACCCTGACACTGCAGTCAGATGATCCGGCTGGCCCTTGTGCGGCTGCTAACGACGCCATGACAATAACAATTTACAAAGCTGTTGTAGTTGATGCCGGCGGACCTGATACTCGTTGCCAGTCTGCAACTATGCAAGCCATTGCCCTGACCGGTGCAAGTATAACAGGGGGAACAAATAGTGGTACCTGGCAGATTGTTTCTTCAAGTCCGGCTAATGCAGGTAACGTACTAAGCAATAATACATATGCCAGCGGAAGCCTTACAGTGGCTGCAGGTTATACAGGTACAATTACCTTGAAACTGACAAGTGCAGACCCAACCGGACCTTGCGGAGCCATGGAAGATACCAGAACAGTAACTATTTACCCTGCTGCTACTGTTGATGCCGGCGGCCCTTACGTTGTTACCTGTACCACTCCAAGAACAGTAACATTAAGCAGCATATTTGGTGGCGGCGCTACCAGCGGAACCTGGATTGTACCTGCTGGTAAGGGTAGTGTTACTGGTAATGTTTATACTCCTAGTGCAGAAGCTCTTGCTGCCGGTACTCCTGTAAACTTAACATTTATAACCAATGACCCAACCGGACCTTGCGGGGCAGTAAGTGATATAGCCATAGTAACATTCCAGGTTTGTAATCTTGAAGGCTGTACTCCTGGTTACTGGAAGCAGTCGCAGCACTTTGGTAACTGGAGTTGCGGTTATATTCCGACAGGTAATAATGCCACATTGTTCTCTACTGCACTAGGTTTAACTTCTGCCCAAATGACGCTAAGAGGCTTGCCTACTAACCTGACATTACTTCAGGCGCTTAACCTGAATGGTGGTAAATACTATGCGCTGGCCCGTCATGCAGCAGCGGCAATCTTGAATGCCTGCAGTGGAGTTGATGTTGATTACAAGTATACCACAGCCCAGATTAAAACTATGGTTCAGGCTGCGTTTACTTCAGGTAATCCTACCTCAGCTCATAACAACCTGGCAGCAGCCAACGAAATGGGTTGTCCACTCGGAAGAGCTACACTTACATCATCCACTACTAGTAAACTGGAAGGGGCTTTATCTGATCGTATTTCGGCTTACCCAACACCGTTCTCTGACAAGGCAACTATAGAGTTTACGATAAGCAAGGACGAAAACTTTGTGGTGAACCTGTACGACATGAAAGGTGGTTTGGTAAAACAGCTGAAAGCCGGTACAGCCAAAGCAGGAGAGTTGCAACGCGTTGAAGTAGATGGTACTGATCTGTCTGAAGGCTTATACATTGCCCGAATGATCAGTGACTCTGATGCAAGATCTGTGAAATTGTTACTTAAGAAAGAATAA
- a CDS encoding T9SS type A sorting domain-containing protein — protein MKSINNYLTKKLCYTATILLLTLIATTNTYAQVNLPPAERCTSKDLELVEAFLSGSDECVACEEGELLDPQSLNLSIDNKTGSTRTSFAFWGTLEVYNSDGELDESVSLTGCNGPIVADTITTLPFSVIETDEPSDYINNSGQIVIECGQTLKLTGLFLAWTDAADNTNRVCPLNPAKIAPKCGTLPEIEVATGLNAEVDEITQISCEGNDGAIDVSVTGGAPPYTYEWTASNGGVIPTGQADDQDLTGLGPGTYSLLVTDDADCTDTLSVTLEAPDPVATPIITVQAATLCEGPSTPTITVCNPIVDAVYTVVQPDEDTITTAAYVSGALVIGGLVAGKDFEIYATLGECNSEIADCDDIATEEECTAAAAASLQKSSSSSIQSLSPSRTTSSIKSIRDADRNTLTAYPVPFRDRVNVEFKAERSGNYTINLYDSKGKLIKELKAGKSKSGQLQSIEVDGRSLPDGMYFIRVVDNAGSRTVKLLKKE, from the coding sequence ATGAAAAGTATTAACAATTATCTGACCAAGAAGCTATGTTATACGGCTACTATTTTACTACTTACATTAATAGCTACTACTAATACCTATGCTCAGGTTAATTTACCACCAGCGGAAAGGTGTACATCAAAAGACCTAGAGCTTGTTGAAGCGTTTTTATCAGGTAGCGATGAATGCGTTGCTTGTGAGGAAGGTGAACTATTAGATCCACAGAGTTTAAACTTATCTATTGATAATAAGACTGGGTCAACAAGAACTTCATTTGCTTTTTGGGGCACATTAGAAGTATATAATAGTGATGGTGAACTTGATGAAAGCGTTTCTCTAACAGGTTGTAATGGTCCTATTGTTGCAGATACTATAACGACATTACCTTTCTCTGTAATAGAGACCGATGAACCTTCAGACTACATCAATAATTCAGGTCAAATCGTGATAGAGTGCGGTCAGACTTTAAAACTAACAGGCCTATTCCTAGCTTGGACAGATGCTGCCGATAATACAAATAGGGTTTGTCCATTAAATCCAGCCAAAATAGCACCTAAATGTGGTACCCTACCTGAAATTGAAGTTGCAACAGGTTTAAATGCTGAAGTAGATGAGATAACACAAATTTCTTGTGAAGGTAATGATGGAGCTATCGACGTTTCTGTTACAGGAGGTGCACCTCCATATACTTATGAGTGGACAGCAAGTAATGGTGGGGTAATTCCTACTGGTCAGGCTGATGATCAGGATCTTACCGGCCTAGGGCCTGGAACTTATAGTTTGCTTGTAACTGATGACGCTGATTGTACAGATACACTAAGTGTAACATTGGAAGCCCCAGATCCAGTAGCAACACCAATTATTACAGTACAGGCCGCTACTTTATGCGAAGGACCTTCTACACCAACTATAACTGTTTGTAACCCAATTGTGGATGCTGTCTACACCGTTGTGCAACCAGATGAGGATACAATTACAACTGCTGCTTATGTATCAGGAGCGTTAGTTATTGGAGGTTTGGTAGCAGGAAAAGATTTTGAAATATATGCTACACTGGGTGAATGTAATTCAGAAATTGCTGACTGTGATGATATAGCTACAGAGGAGGAATGTACAGCTGCAGCTGCTGCAAGTTTACAGAAATCTTCATCAAGCTCTATACAATCTTTGTCTCCGTCCAGAACAACCAGCTCAATAAAATCTATAAGGGATGCTGACAGAAATACATTAACTGCCTACCCGGTTCCATTCCGGGACAGAGTAAATGTCGAGTTCAAAGCGGAACGCAGTGGTAACTATACTATTAACCTGTATGATAGTAAAGGAAAACTTATTAAAGAATTAAAGGCTGGTAAGTCAAAATCTGGTCAGTTACAAAGTATAGAAGTAGATGGCAGAAGTCTGCCAGATGGTATGTACTTTATAAGAGTTGTTGATAATGCAGGCTCACGTACAGTTAAGTTGCTGAAAAAAGAATAG